From Bacillota bacterium, a single genomic window includes:
- a CDS encoding Fe-Mn family superoxide dismutase, whose product MAHQITARQFASVRQLDGISERTMTEHYKLYQGYVNKYNEIMGKLAELSDADYQAANQTYSLIRSLKVDLTFAVGGVKNHELYFDILGGGGGKASGALLAQIEKDFGSYERWAKDLKATGMAARGWAWLAWDHDRKYLFNFIGDAQNTFPVWNATPILALDTYEHAYFIDYGVNRGAYIDAFFRNLDWAKVEERFDAIAR is encoded by the coding sequence GTGGCACACCAGATTACCGCCAGACAGTTTGCGTCCGTCCGTCAACTGGACGGGATCTCCGAGCGTACCATGACCGAGCACTACAAGCTCTACCAGGGGTATGTCAACAAGTACAACGAGATCATGGGCAAGCTGGCCGAACTCTCGGACGCGGACTACCAGGCGGCGAACCAGACCTACAGCCTGATCCGCTCGCTCAAGGTCGACCTCACCTTCGCCGTCGGCGGGGTCAAGAACCACGAGCTGTACTTCGACATCCTGGGTGGGGGCGGCGGAAAGGCATCCGGGGCGCTTCTTGCCCAGATCGAGAAGGACTTCGGAAGCTACGAACGGTGGGCCAAGGATCTGAAGGCCACGGGGATGGCCGCCCGCGGTTGGGCCTGGCTTGCCTGGGACCACGACCGGAAGTACCTCTTCAATTTCATCGGCGACGCGCAGAACACGTTCCCGGTCTGGAATGCCACGCCCATCCTTGCCCTGGATACCTATGAGCACGCCTACTTCATCGATTACGGGGTGAACCGGGGCGCCTACATCGACGCGTTCTTCCGCAACCTGGACTGGGCAAAGGTCGAAGAGCGCTTCGACGCCATCGCCCGATAA